One stretch of Eretmochelys imbricata isolate rEreImb1 chromosome 1, rEreImb1.hap1, whole genome shotgun sequence DNA includes these proteins:
- the TAF1D gene encoding TATA box-binding protein-associated factor RNA polymerase I subunit D, with protein MTDTDEAKTSAFDHFEDSQDLICMLQEQQSNVHKHATARNSCLGSAQKDSVCENSSQESYTSGISSKCFTHLTTVPTNALLDDSDSETDLSDSTGSLFQPECNITPSARSSARHLAKSPANTLDRDTSTDSSPDPGSPFKLVKSPGLSRSAPNLKASFDNHLRRKYRRRAHQRSKEKPKEKEKRYKSTGKPRGRPRLTASQEEQKKRLLDRGFQFPFVEKEYGRKHLPMKMIVEYEQAALKGYFQYIKMLKYEEHLKKALKNLNASEDLENECMVMRKHKYLDDEGPISPIQETNEDDPNLDPDQEEFGATIVENSCFILSSKLPSKKKSKTKAKHANLIREDEEEEYAADGPGPVHEILHGSEN; from the exons ATGACTGATACTGATGAAGCCAAGACTTCAGCTTTTGACCACTTTGAAGATTCCCAAGATCTAATATGTATGCTGCAAGAACAACAGTCTAATGTGCATAAACATGCAACTGCAAGGAATTCATGTTTAGGCTCTGCACAGAAAGATTCTGTATGTGAAAATTCTTCACAGGAATCCTACACCAGTGGTATATCTTCCAAATGTTTCACCCACTTGACCACTGTCCCAACCAATGCCTTGCTGGATGACAGCGATTCAGAGAC TGACCTTTCTGATTCGACTGGCAGCTTGTTCCAACCTGAGTGTAACATTACACCCTCAGCTCGAAGTTCAGCAAGACACTTGGCAAAGTCTCCAGCAAATACATTGGACAGAGACACTTCAACTGACTCTTCTCCAGATCCTGGATCACCATTTAAGTTGGTTAAATCCCCAGGGCTGTCTAGATCTGCACCCAATTTGAAAGCCAGTTTTGACAATCACTTGAGGAGGAAGTATAGGAGACGAGCACATCAAAGATCTAAGGAGAAAccaaaagagaaagagaagaggtATAAGAGCACAGGAAAGCCTAGAGGGAGACCACGGCTAACTGCTTCACAAGAAGAGCAGAAAAAAAGACTTCTAGACAGAGGCTTTCAGTTTCCTTTTGTGGAAAAAGAATATGGAAGGAAACATCTCCCCATGAAAATGATTGTTGAATATgag CAAGCAGCTTTAAAGGGATATTTCCAATACATTAAGATGCTCAAATATGAAGAACATCTCAAAAAGGCTTTAAAAAACCTGAATGCTAGTGAGGATTTAGAAAATGAATGTATGGTGATGCGGAAACACAAATACTTAGATGATGAAGGACCCATTTCTCCTATTCAGGAGACAAA TGAAGATGACCCCAACTTGGATCCTGATCAAGAAGAATTTGGTGCCACAATAGTT gaaaacagctgtttcatATTAAGCAGCAAACTTCCAAGCAAGAAAAAATCAAAGACAAAAGCAAAACATGCAAATCTGATCAGAGAAGATGAAGAGGAAGAATATGCTGCTGATGGGCCCGGGCCTGTACATGAGATACTACATGGATCAGAAAACTAG